Part of the Nisaea sediminum genome is shown below.
CCGAGAGCACGGCGTCCATCAGGGCGCCGACACCGGAACTCTCGCAGACCTTTTCCAGCATCATCGGTGAGCCGTTTGAGAGGATTGCCGTCTTCAGCCCACGCGCTTTGAGTTTTTCAAGGACGCCGAGCACTTCGGGATAGGCATGCAGCGTGAGATAGCTGTCCATCAGCGCCTCGCGCAGGCCGGACGGACCGAGATTGCCGAGGACGGATTCGAGGCAAAAATCGAGCGCATCGCCGGTCACCTGCCAGAAATCGGCATGACGGTTCTGCAGCCCCCTCAACCAGGTGTATTGAAGCTGCTTCATCCGCCACATCTCGGACGTCCGGTCCGCCTGCGTCTCGGGTTCCGGAAACAGTCCGCGACATTGCGCGACGGCGGAATGGACGTCGAAAAGGGTTCCGTAGGCATCGAACACGCAGGCTTCGATCCCCGCGAAAGACGGATGGGCCGACATTGAGCGTTACTCCCCGAGTGGCGCCGACGCTTGATGCGCGTCGAGCAGGATTCCGCAAGCCGTAACGCACCAGACGTCGCGGGGGGAGACTTTATCCCAGGAAATCACGGGACTGTGACGCCCGCCGAGGCGGGCGCGGTACACGACGAGACCCTCGAGTACGCGTTGCACATAGTTCCGGGTCTCGCCGAAGGGAATGCGCTCGATCCAGTCGATCACGTCGATCCCGCCGTCGCGCGGGTCGCCGCGCTCGCGCAGCCAGCGGTCGACATTGCCGGGACCGGCATTGTAGGCGGCGATCGCAAGCACGTAATTGCCCGCGAAACGGTCGATCAGTCCGGAGAGATAGGCACGGCCGAGGCTGATATTGAAATAGGGATCCGCCGTCAGGCGGTTCTGTGAATAGCGCTGGTTCACCGATTTCGAGACCTGTCGGGCGGTCGCGGGCATAAGCTGCATGAGCCCGCGGGCTCCGGCGCGGCTCTGCGCCTTCTCGTCGAAACCGCTTTCCTGCCGGATGATGGCGAGCATCAGCGCAGGCTCCAGTGGACCGTGCTCCGTCGCGTAGCGTGTGGGATAACCCGTCTCCGCCAGCACGATGCCCTTGCGCGCGGCGTTCCTTGCGGCGCGGACGGCGATGTCGAGGTAGCCGAGTTCGCGCGCCAGCCGGGCGACCAGAACAGCCTGCGGCCCATCGTCGGCAAGCCAGGCCAGATGCAGGACGAAATCGCGCGCGAGCTCGTCCTGTCCGATCCGGCTGAGAGCGGAGGCGACCTGGACGAGTTCCGTCTGCTCGAATTCGCTTCGCATCTCGCGCGTCGGCTGCGGCTCGCGCGGGAGCTTGAAGTTGTCGGCGCTCAGCCGCGCCTGGGCGAGCTGACCGTAGAAGGTGGCCGGGTGTTCCGAAGCGCGCTTGTACCAGGAGCGCGCCAGGACGGTATCCTTGACGGTCTCGGATGCGCGGCCGGCCCAGTAGGCCGCCCGGGCGAGGCTGATCGATGTGCTCACGCCGTCATAGAGTCGGGTGAATGCGGCGAGCGCTTCCGCCGGCTTGTCGGCGAATCGCAGCGCGATCCAACCCGCATGCCATTCGGCCTCCGCGAAGGTCCGCCCGTCCTGCTGGATATGGGCCGCCGACAGCAAGTAGGCGTCCTCACTGCGATTCTCGTCGAGCGCGTAGCGGATCTGACGCGCCCGTTCGCTCCACCAGAGGTCGGCGAATTCCTGTTCCGCCGGAACCGACCAGAGCAGTTCGAGCGCGGAATCCTTCATGCCTTTCCGGTGGCGCCAGCGAAGCCGTTCATATTGCAGACCCGGATCGGACAGCAGCGCCTCCGGGACCCGATTGATCGCCCCGTCGACGCCCGGCGACTGGGTGCGGAGCGTCATGCGGGCAAGCGCAAGCTTCTGCTGGTCCTTCCCGACCAGCGGCAGGACGCGGCGGGCCGAGGTGATGTATCCGCGCCAGAGCATGCGGTCGAGCCGTATCCAGTGATCGTCGGCCCTGAGAAGGGACCGGTAGCGTTGCAGGAACGCCCGATGATCGGCCCGGCCGAAAGGCGTCTCGTGCCAGTAGGCGCGGGCGGCGGCGGCCAGGGCCTCCCGGTCGTTGCCGTCTTCAAGGCTACGGAGATATTTCAGCCGTCCTGCGGCGGAACGCGGAGCGGTCTCGGCGAACCAGGCGCGCTGTGCGGCAGGCGGAAGATCGTCCGGCATCCGCAGTTCCGCCAGATCGATCAATCTGCGCCGGTCCGGCCATGACGGGTTCTTCAGCAAGAAAGACGAGATCTCGTCGAAGCCTGCTCCACCGGCCGTGTCCTTCAGCCGGAGCCAGAGAAGGACCTTTTCCAGCTCCGGCCGCGCGGGTTCCCTGGCAAGATCAGCAACCGCGTTCCATTTCCCCTGTGTGGCGAAAGCGAAAGCGCGGCGGTATGCGGTCGAGCTGTCTTTCGGGACCAGCAGGTCGCCGGGGCGCGGCCTCGGCAGGGGCGGAGCCGCGTCCGCCGGCCGGATTTCGGGCAGCGGAACAGTTGCGGAACCCGCTTCCACCGGCAGGAATGCCACGACACCGCCCAGCAGGAACCCGGCGACGGACAGTGCCGCGCGCGGGATCGATCCATGTCGGAACAGCATTCGCAGAATTGTCCCCCAGTCGGTCAACATGACGCGCAGGATCGCCCAAGGTATCGAGAGACCGTGGGGAGCCCGTGCCCACAACATAATAGCAGGAAATAAGCGCAACGCTAAGTCACCGCGCGATATGGATGATTGCCGGCGAGGATTGCCGGGCTGCTCGGGCAGAGCCGTCCGGCCCGCGGAAAACCGCCGGGCCCGAAATGCTAGTTCTTGTCCCTCTGCGGCGCTGGGCGTATGGTCGCCGTCTTTCTAAAACCAATGCCAATCGGCAGGAGACGAGTCGTGGCCTACAATGCTGGAAATCCGATGTTCAAGGGATCCCTGGTAGCATTGATCACGCCGTTCAAAAACGGCGCGGTCGACGAGGCCGCGTTCCGAAAATTTGTCGACTGGCAGATCGAGGAGGGAACGGAGGGCCTGATCCCGACCGGGACGACGGGCGAATCCCCCACCCTCAGTCATGACGAGCACAAGCGTGTGGTTGAGCTCTGCATCGAGCAGGCCGCCGGCCGCGTGCCGGTGATTGCAGGAACCGGTTCGAACTCGACCGAAGAGGCGATCGAGCTGACGCAGCATGCCAAGGAGGCAGGCGCCGACGCCGCGCTGATCGTCACCCCCTACTACAACAAGCCGACCCAGGAGGGCATGTACCGCCATTTCAAGGCGATTGCCGATGCGGTTGATATTCCGATCATCATCTACAATATCCCGCCGCGTAGCGTGATCGACATGTCGGTCGAGACCATGAAGCGGCTGGCGGAGATCCCGAACATCGTCGGGGTCAAGGACGCGACGGCGAGCGCCACGCGTCCGATCGAGACCCGCCTCGCGATCGGTCCGGACTTCTGCCAGCTTTCCGGCGAGGACGGAACCGTGGTGCCGTATCTCTCCCAGGGCGGCCATGGCTGCATCTCGGTGACCGCGAACGTGGCACCGGGCCCGCTGTCGCGGATGCACAAGGCCTGGGGCGAGGGCGACCTCGACACCGTGCGGACGATCAACGACCGGCTCTATCCGCTGCATCAGGCCCTGTTCTGCGAGAGCAGCCCGGGCCCGGTGAAATATGCGGCGAGCCTGCTCGGCATCTGCGAGGCGACCGCGCGTCTGCCGATCTGCGAGATCGCCGACAGCAGCAAACAGAAAGTGGAATCCGCCCTCCGGCATGCCGGTCTGCTGAACTGATCAGCGGGCCGGGACCGGTCCGGCGGTTGAAGGAAATCTCCCATGTCGGGACAGACATCCGGCGATCACGTGATCGCCAAGAACCGCCGTGCGCGGCACGACTACTTTATCGAGGACACCATCGAAGCCGGTCTGGTGCTGACCGGCTCCGAGGTGAAAAGCCTGCGTGACGGCAAGGCGAGCATCGGCGAGTCCTATGCGGGACAGGACCGGGGCGAGCTGACGCTGTTCAATGCGCATATTCCCGAATACCCCGCGGCCGAGCCGTTCAATCACGAACCGCGCCGGCCGCGGCGCCTCCTGGTGCACAGGAAGGAGCGGGACCGGCTGCTCGGCCTGATCCAGCGCGAGGGCGCGACTCTCGTGCCGCTGCAGCTCTATTTCAACCGCCGAGGCATCGCCAAGCTCGCGCTCGGCATCGCCAAGGGCAAGAAGAAGCTCGACAAACGCGAGACCGAGAAGAAACGGGACTGGCAGCGCGAGAAGGCGCGGCTGATTCGCGATAAGAACTGAGGCGGCGCTTCAGCCGCGGTCGACGATGCCGCGGATCGTTCGGAACACATCCTCAAACATCTCTTCGGTGAGCTTGCCCGTGTTCGTGTTGTAGCGCGAGCAATGGTAGGAATTGACCAGCGTCAGACCGCCGCCGGGTTCGTGCACGCTGTTGTGGCCGAACTTGAAGCGGTTCTTCGGAATACCCAGCGCGGAAAGCACCGCGCCGTGGGCGAGGCCGCCGAGCGCGAGCACGACGCGGCGCGGACCGCCGAGTTCCATCTGCAGAAACGGCGCGCAGGCCTTCACCTCGGCGCCGATCGGCTTGTTCTCCGGCGGCACGCAGCGCACCGCGTTGGTGATGCGGCAATCGACGAGTGCGAGATCGTCCAGGCCCTCGCGGTCGTAGCTGCCGCTGGTGAAACCGAAACGGCCGAGCGTCTGGTAGAGCAGGTCGCCTGCATAGTCGCCCGTGAAGGGCCGCGCGGTCCTGTTGGCGCCGCGCAGACCCGGGGCGAGACCGACGATTAGGAAGGCCGCGTCCTTCGGGCCGAAAGAGACGACCGGGCCGTTATGCCAGTCGGGAAACTTTTCCCGGTTGGCTATGCGGAAATCGACGAGACGCGGGCAGAGCGGGCAGTCGCGTCCCGGCTCGGCAAGAGAGGCAGTCGCTGAGGGCATGGAATCGGAACGCGTCCGCTCAATAGTTCGGGCGCCGCGGCGTCACTTCCGCCTCGTCGAGGTCCTCGTAATCGTCGTCCTCGTCGGCATCGTCCTCGAACCGCGCCTGCTGCGGACGCGGCGGACGGTCCTGGTGGCTGCGGGCGATCTTTGCCTGGAAGTCCTGCAGCTCGAGGAAGTGGTCCGCCTGACGGCGGAGTTCGTCGGCGATCATCGGCGGCTGCGATTTCACCGTAGAGACGACCGTAACACGGACGCCTTTGCGCTGAACTGCCTCGACGAGTCGGCGAAAATCGCCGTCGCCCGAGAACAGCACCACGTGATCGAGATGTTCGGACATTTCGAGGACATCGATCGCCAGTTCGATATCCATGTTGCCCTTGATCTTCCGGCGGCCCGATGCGTCTGTATATTCCTTGGTCGGCTTGGTGACCATGGTGTAGCCGTTATAGTCCAGCCAGTCGACCAGCGGCCGGATCGGCGAGTATTCCTCGTTCTCGATCAGGGCGGTGTAATAGAAAGCCCTGACCAGCCGGCTTTCATCGGCAAAGACGGAGAGCAGTTTGCGGTAATCGATGTCAAAGCCCAGCGACCGGGCCGCTGAATACAGATTGGCGCCATCGATAAACAGACCGGTTCTCTCCTGAGGGTAAAAATGCATAAAGGTTTTCCTTTGTTTTTATCTGCTCTTCCGCGCAATAGAGCAATGGCTGCGGCTGTCCGCAAGTAACGTCAGGTTGTGATTGTGCCGCGCCAAATTTCAGAAAAATTGCCGTTCTTTTCTGCCGGACAACTGGCTATACCAAAGTTTCCCCGCTGGCTCAATTTCATTGCTTCCGACCAGAGACGGTAGAACCTTGCCCATGATATTTTTAGGTGTCGGGGCCAACCTTCCGAGCCCGAGCTTTTCCTCTCCGCGCGAGACCCTGGAGGCGGCGGTGCGCGACCTCGGCAGAGCCGGCGTCGTCGCGCGTGCGGTGTCCCGCTGGTACGAGACCGCGCCGGTGCCGATGTCCGACCAACCCTGGTATGTGAACGCGGTCTACCGGGTCGAGACCGACCTGGATCCGGTTCGGCTTCTCGAGGTGCTGCACCGGGTCGAGTCGGACTATGGACGCGTGCGCGGAGAGGTGAACGGACCGCGTGTGATCGATCTCGATCTGCTGGACTATCGCGGGCTGTGCCGAGACGGAGCCGAAGGCGGTCCGGTGCTGCCGCACCCGAGGCTCCATGAACGGGCCTTCGTGCTGCTGCCGCTGTGCGATCTGGCACCGGGCTGGAAGCATCCTCGGTCCGGAGCGTCAATCGATAGTCTGATCGCTGAGCTGGATCCGGAACAGGCGGCGCACGTGCTCGGTTCCTGAAAGAAGGGCGCGTTTCCTGACCTAAATCGCTTGCTCCGGCTCTCTCGAACCAATATATATCTTCCTTTCCGGTATCTTTTGAAACGGGACGCAAACCCATGGCACGGGTCACGGTTGAAGACTGCATTTTGGAAATTCCGAACCGGTTCGATCTGGTGATGGTCGCTGGCCAGCGCGCGCGGGACATCTCCGCGGGCAGCCAGCTGACGGTCGATCGGGATAACGACAAGAACCCGGTCGTGGCGCTGCGCGAGATCGCGGACCGCACGGTCGATATCGAGGGGCTTCAGGAAGCGCTCGTGAAGGGGCTGCAGCGGATTGTCGAGGATGACGGTCCGGAAGAAGAGGACATGAGCGCGCTCGAAGCCGATGGCGGGGCCGCCATCGAGGACGCTGCGGACGCGCTGGGCATGCAGATCCAGTCCGCACAGGATGAAAGCGCCGGCGGCGGATTCGAGGACGTTGATGACGAGGTCCTCGGACGCGAGGGGTAAGCCTCTCCGGCTTCCCGTTTTTTGCTCTCTCCACCGCAATGGAGCCGGAGCCGCTCTGTGCGGGTCTGACACCGTGAGCGCGCTCCCGCATAGTCCCGAGGGGCGCGCATGATCCGCCAATACGAGCTGGTCGAACGGGTCAAGAGCTACGATCCAGGCATGGACGAGGATGCGCTGAACCGCGCCTATGTCTATGCCATGAAGATGCACGGCTCGCAGAAGCGGGCGTCGGGCGATCCCTATTTCTCCCATCCGCTCGAGGTCGCCGGAATCCTCACCGACATGCGCCTCGATACCAGCACCATCATCACGGCGCTGCTCCACGACACTATCGAAGACACCGACGCCACGCCCGAGGATATCAAGCAGCTCTTCGGCGCCGATATCCTGCGGCTGGTCGACGGCGTCACCAAGCTGACCCGGATCGAGCTCCAGTCCGACCGGACCAAGCAGGCGGAGAATTTCCGCAAGCTTGTCCTCGCCATGAGCGAGGATATCCGTGTCCTCCTGGTGAAGCTGGCCGACCGCGTGCACAACATGCGGACGCTGCACTTCATTTCCTCCGAGGAAAAGCGCCGCCGCATCGCCGCCGAGACGATGGATATCTACGCTCCGCTCGCCGAGCGCATCGGTATCCAGTCCATGCGGGACGAGCTCGAGGATCTGGCCTTCGCGGAACTGAATCCGGATGCGCGGACCTCGATCCTGAAGCGCCTCGACTTTCTCTATGACGAGGGCAGCGACACGGTCGACCGGATCATCGGCGAACTGCTGGAGACGTCGAAAGGCGTCGGCCTGGAGCCGGATATCTCGGGGCGCCGCAAATCGCCCTATTCGGTCTGGCTGAAGATGCAGCGCAAGGATGTCGGCTTCGAACAGCTCTCCGATATCATGGCGTTCCGCCTCGTCGTCGAAAACTTGGGCGAATGCTATCAGCTTCTCGGCGCCGTTCACGGCAAGTACCCGGTCATTCCGGGCCGTTTCAAGGATTACATCAGCACACCGAAGCCGAACGGCTACCAGTCGCTCCATACCGGCATTATCGGCCCGCTGAAAAAGCGGATCGAGATCCAGATCCGGACCCGCGAGATGCATCAGGTCGCCGAACTCGGTGTCGCCGCGCACTGGGTCTACAAGGAAGGCCCGGAACATAGCCGCGAAGGCAAGAAGTACCGCTGGATACGCGAGCTTCTCGAAATTCTCGAGCATGCCTCGGGACCGGAGGAATTCCTCGAGCACACCAAGCTCGAGATGTATCAGGACCAGGTCTTCTGCTTCACGCCGAAAGGCGACCTGATCTCGTTGCCGCGCGGCGCGACCCCGGTGGATTTCGCCTACGCGGTGCATTCCGAGGTCGGCGACCGCTGTGTCGGCGCCCGGATCAACGACCGGCTGATGCCGCTGACCACGCCGCTGAAGAACGGCGACCAGGTCGCGGTCTCTACCTCCAAGACCTCGACCCCGTCGCCGACCTGGGAGCAATTCGTCGTCACCGGCAAGGCGAAGGCGCGGATCCGGCGTTTCGTCCGGCTGCAGCGGCGCCAGCAATTCGCCGATCTCGGCCGCGCCATCATGCAGAAGGTGTTCCGCCAGGAGGCGCAGAAATACTCTGACAAGCTGCTGGAACCGATCCTCTCCAAGTTCCAGTCCGAGACCGTCGAGGATCTTCTGGCCGGCGTCGGCGAAGGTGTGCTGAGCGACCGCGAAGTGCTGCATGCCGCCGTTCCGGAGACCCGTCCGGCGCCCGGCAAGCAGAATGTCGTGCCGATCACCCGGGCGCGCACCAAGACGCGCAAGGGGTCCGCGGACGCGGTGCCGCTCCGCGGTCTTATTCCTGGCATGGCGGTGCATTACGCGCGCTGCTGCCATCCGCTGCCGGGCGAGCGCATCGTCGGGATCGTGACCACGGGCAAGGGCGTGACGATCCACACGATCGATTGCGACACGCTGGAGAATTTCCATGCGACGCCGGAGCGCTGGCTCGACGTTTCCTGGGATCTCGAGTCGGAAAACGGTATGCATGTCGGCAGGCTCGACGTGGTTCTGGCGAACGAGCCGGGCAGCCTCGGCAGTCTCTCGACCGTCATCGGCAAGAGCCGCGGCAATATCATCAACCTGAAGATCGTCAATCGTTCGACCGACTTTTTCGAGCTGTTCATCGATGTTGAGGTGGGCGATGTTCGTCATCTGACGGAAATCATCGCGGCTCTGCGCGCAACTCCCGTGATCAATTCTGTGGATCGCGCGCGAGGCTGACCCAAATATAAGAGGGCGCCGACGCTCCGGTGGCAGGAGCTTTGAAACGGCGTCCATTGACTTCGCAGTGGGAAAGGTTCGGCGTCCATGTTCAAGCGCCGGCAAATGCCGGGTATTGGATCGAAGGTCAGGGAGTTGGTCTGGCCGCGGATGGGGTTTGCGCGTCTCTGGCGCTATCTGCTCCATCGGCTCGGCCGCATGCCCGGGACGCCCTACAGCATTGCCGCCGGTTTCGCCTGCGGGGCGGCGGCTTCCTTCACTCCTCTGATCGGTTTCCATTTCATTCTGGCGGGCCTTTTCGCCTGGGCGATCCGCGCCAACATCCTCGCCTCGGCGATCGGAACCGTGATCGGCAATCCCTGGACCTTTCCTTTCATCTGGCTCTGGATCTACAAGGTCGGGGGCTGGATCATGGGCGCGCCGGAAGACGGACCGCCGCCGCAATTGACCTTCGATATGGTCGTGGGAATCATTTCAGGAGAAACTCTGGGGCAGAGCCTTGATCTGCTTCTGACCATGATGGTCGGCGGCCTTCTGACCGGAGCAGGCGTCTGGGTTCTCTTCTACCTGCCCTTGTCGGGGATGATCCACGGCTACCGGGCGCGAAAGATCCAGCGGCGTGCGGACGTCGTGGCCAGAAAATCCGCGCGGGACCGTCTGCTCGAGGGACAGGTCTCCGAACAGGGAGCGGGAAATCGATGAGTTATCTCAGGCTCGGTGTGAATATCGATCACGTGGCGACGATCCGGAACGCCCGGGGCGGTCAGCATCCGGACCCTGTCCGCGCAGCGCGCCTCGCGGCGGAAGCAGGCGCGGACGGCATCACCGCGCATCTGAGGGAAGACCGCCGGCATATTTCCGACGGCGATATCGAGCGCCTGACCCGGGAAATCGACCTGCCGCTCAATTTCGAGATGGCGGCGACCGACGAGATGCTGGAGATCGCTCTGAAACACCGGCCGCATGCGGCCTGCATCGTGCCGGAAAAGCGCGAGGAGGTGACGACCGAGGGCGGCCTGGACGCGGCCGGTCTGCACAATCATCTCACCCGTTTCTGCTCCGAGCTGAAAGGGGCGGGGATCCGGGTCTCGCTTTTCATCGAGGCGGACAAGCGGCAGATCGACGCCGCGGTTTCGCTCGGCGCGCCCGTGGTCGAACTGCATACGGGCGCCTATTGCGAGGCCACGACCGACGCGGAGCGGGCGGCGCATCTGGAACGGATCCGCGAGGCGGCGCGCTATGGCGCCGGACGCGGCATCGAGATGCATGCGGGACACGGCCTTTCCTTCGACACCGTCGGCCCGATCGCGGAGATGCCCGAGTTCCACGAACTGAATATCGGACACTTCCTTATCGGAGAAGCGATCTTCGGAGGATTGGACAGCTCGATCCGACGCATGCGCGCGCTGATGGACAAGGCTCGCGCCGGCGCCTCCGGCAGGGTCGGCGCCTGAGTTCGGCATGATCCTCGGCATTGGCAGCGATCTCGTCGATATCACCCGCATCGAGCGGTCCATCGAGCGCTTCGGCGACCGCTTTCTTGCCCGGATCTTCACCGAGAGAGAGCGCGCGCGGGCAGATGCGAAGGCCAATCGCGCGGCGGTCTACGCCAAGCGTTTCGCGGCCAAGGAAGCGATCTGGAAAGCGCTCGGCGAGGAAGACCGGGCCGGAATCCAGTGGCGCGAGCTGGAAGTGGTCAATGATGCGTCCGGCAAGCCCTCCTTCGAACTCAGCGGCGTCGCTGCCGCCCGTCTGAGAGCGATCACGCCGGACGGCTATGTCGCGCGTGTCGACCTCAGCCTGACGGACGAGCCGCCGATGGCGCAGGCCTTCGTCGTCATTTCAGCCGAAGCTCCCGGTCTGCGGGACAAAGTCCGTGCCTAGGGCGTCCGGCTTGCCGTTGCCGGGCGAATGCGGCATACATGGCGCCTTGCCCGCCGCTGCCGCGGACGGCCGATGACGGACCCCCGCCATCGATCAGAGATCTGAAAGACCATCACCGCGCCCCCGGGAGTACCATGCGGGAATTTATCAAGACTCTCGTCTACGCCATTCTGATAGCGGTCGCCTTCAGGACCGTCGCGTACGAGCCCTTCAATATCCCCTCGGGCTCGATGTTCCCGACTCTCCTGGTCGGAGATTATCTGTTCGTCTCGAAGCCGTCCTATGGTTATAGCCGGCATTCGCTGCCGTTCTCGCCGCCTCTGTTCGATGGCCGCATTCTCGCCTCTGCGCCGGAGCGGGGCGACGTCGCCGTGTTCAAGAAGCCGACGGACGAGGCGACGGATTACATCAAGCGGGTGATCGGCCTGCCGGGTGACCGGATCCAGATGAAGCAGGGACGGCTCTACATCAACGGCGAGATCGTGCCCCGGCGACGCGTCGAGGATTACGTGATGACCGATCCCTACGGCCGCACGGTGTCGATCCCGCAATATATCGAAACGCTTCCGAATGGCGTCGAGCACCACATTCTCGAGCAGCTGGGCGACCGCGCGCAGCATGACAACACGCGAGAATTCGAAATCCCCGAAGGTCTCTATTTCATGATGGGCGACAACCGGGACAACTCCCTCGACAGCCGGGACGGCTCCGTCGGCATGGTGCCGTTCGAGAATTTCGTCGGCCGCGCCGAGTTCCTGTTCTTCTCCACCGACGGCAGTGCCCGGGGCTACGAGTTCTGGAAGTGGCCGTTCGCGACACGCTACAGCAGGTTGTTCCAGGCCATTGAGTGACCGCACGATGGAAGCCGACCTCGGAGAACTCGAAGACCTTCTCGGCCACAAATTCGGTCATACCGACGTGCTGCGACGTGCGGTCACGCATGCGAGCGCGGAACCCCGGGCCTGGAACGCTTACGAGCGGCT
Proteins encoded:
- a CDS encoding haloacid dehalogenase type II → MSAHPSFAGIEACVFDAYGTLFDVHSAVAQCRGLFPEPETQADRTSEMWRMKQLQYTWLRGLQNRHADFWQVTGDALDFCLESVLGNLGPSGLREALMDSYLTLHAYPEVLGVLEKLKARGLKTAILSNGSPMMLEKVCESSGVGALMDAVLSVEEVGVYKPHPSVYQLAVDRLGVHADHISFQSSNAWDATAASAFGFKVAWCNRFGQARERLPGEPDAELRTLDELPPLLGD
- a CDS encoding lytic transglycosylase domain-containing protein, whose product is MLFRHGSIPRAALSVAGFLLGGVVAFLPVEAGSATVPLPEIRPADAAPPLPRPRPGDLLVPKDSSTAYRRAFAFATQGKWNAVADLAREPARPELEKVLLWLRLKDTAGGAGFDEISSFLLKNPSWPDRRRLIDLAELRMPDDLPPAAQRAWFAETAPRSAAGRLKYLRSLEDGNDREALAAAARAYWHETPFGRADHRAFLQRYRSLLRADDHWIRLDRMLWRGYITSARRVLPLVGKDQQKLALARMTLRTQSPGVDGAINRVPEALLSDPGLQYERLRWRHRKGMKDSALELLWSVPAEQEFADLWWSERARQIRYALDENRSEDAYLLSAAHIQQDGRTFAEAEWHAGWIALRFADKPAEALAAFTRLYDGVSTSISLARAAYWAGRASETVKDTVLARSWYKRASEHPATFYGQLAQARLSADNFKLPREPQPTREMRSEFEQTELVQVASALSRIGQDELARDFVLHLAWLADDGPQAVLVARLARELGYLDIAVRAARNAARKGIVLAETGYPTRYATEHGPLEPALMLAIIRQESGFDEKAQSRAGARGLMQLMPATARQVSKSVNQRYSQNRLTADPYFNISLGRAYLSGLIDRFAGNYVLAIAAYNAGPGNVDRWLRERGDPRDGGIDVIDWIERIPFGETRNYVQRVLEGLVVYRARLGGRHSPVISWDKVSPRDVWCVTACGILLDAHQASAPLGE
- the dapA gene encoding 4-hydroxy-tetrahydrodipicolinate synthase; amino-acid sequence: MFKGSLVALITPFKNGAVDEAAFRKFVDWQIEEGTEGLIPTGTTGESPTLSHDEHKRVVELCIEQAAGRVPVIAGTGSNSTEEAIELTQHAKEAGADAALIVTPYYNKPTQEGMYRHFKAIADAVDIPIIIYNIPPRSVIDMSVETMKRLAEIPNIVGVKDATASATRPIETRLAIGPDFCQLSGEDGTVVPYLSQGGHGCISVTANVAPGPLSRMHKAWGEGDLDTVRTINDRLYPLHQALFCESSPGPVKYAASLLGICEATARLPICEIADSSKQKVESALRHAGLLN
- the smpB gene encoding SsrA-binding protein SmpB translates to MSGQTSGDHVIAKNRRARHDYFIEDTIEAGLVLTGSEVKSLRDGKASIGESYAGQDRGELTLFNAHIPEYPAAEPFNHEPRRPRRLLVHRKERDRLLGLIQREGATLVPLQLYFNRRGIAKLALGIAKGKKKLDKRETEKKRDWQREKARLIRDKN
- a CDS encoding uracil-DNA glycosylase yields the protein MPSATASLAEPGRDCPLCPRLVDFRIANREKFPDWHNGPVVSFGPKDAAFLIVGLAPGLRGANRTARPFTGDYAGDLLYQTLGRFGFTSGSYDREGLDDLALVDCRITNAVRCVPPENKPIGAEVKACAPFLQMELGGPRRVVLALGGLAHGAVLSALGIPKNRFKFGHNSVHEPGGGLTLVNSYHCSRYNTNTGKLTEEMFEDVFRTIRGIVDRG
- a CDS encoding LabA-like NYN domain-containing protein; its protein translation is MHFYPQERTGLFIDGANLYSAARSLGFDIDYRKLLSVFADESRLVRAFYYTALIENEEYSPIRPLVDWLDYNGYTMVTKPTKEYTDASGRRKIKGNMDIELAIDVLEMSEHLDHVVLFSGDGDFRRLVEAVQRKGVRVTVVSTVKSQPPMIADELRRQADHFLELQDFQAKIARSHQDRPPRPQQARFEDDADEDDDYEDLDEAEVTPRRPNY
- the folK gene encoding 2-amino-4-hydroxy-6-hydroxymethyldihydropteridine diphosphokinase, whose protein sequence is MIFLGVGANLPSPSFSSPRETLEAAVRDLGRAGVVARAVSRWYETAPVPMSDQPWYVNAVYRVETDLDPVRLLEVLHRVESDYGRVRGEVNGPRVIDLDLLDYRGLCRDGAEGGPVLPHPRLHERAFVLLPLCDLAPGWKHPRSGASIDSLIAELDPEQAAHVLGS
- the rpoZ gene encoding DNA-directed RNA polymerase subunit omega: MARVTVEDCILEIPNRFDLVMVAGQRARDISAGSQLTVDRDNDKNPVVALREIADRTVDIEGLQEALVKGLQRIVEDDGPEEEDMSALEADGGAAIEDAADALGMQIQSAQDESAGGGFEDVDDEVLGREG
- a CDS encoding RelA/SpoT family protein, translating into MIRQYELVERVKSYDPGMDEDALNRAYVYAMKMHGSQKRASGDPYFSHPLEVAGILTDMRLDTSTIITALLHDTIEDTDATPEDIKQLFGADILRLVDGVTKLTRIELQSDRTKQAENFRKLVLAMSEDIRVLLVKLADRVHNMRTLHFISSEEKRRRIAAETMDIYAPLAERIGIQSMRDELEDLAFAELNPDARTSILKRLDFLYDEGSDTVDRIIGELLETSKGVGLEPDISGRRKSPYSVWLKMQRKDVGFEQLSDIMAFRLVVENLGECYQLLGAVHGKYPVIPGRFKDYISTPKPNGYQSLHTGIIGPLKKRIEIQIRTREMHQVAELGVAAHWVYKEGPEHSREGKKYRWIRELLEILEHASGPEEFLEHTKLEMYQDQVFCFTPKGDLISLPRGATPVDFAYAVHSEVGDRCVGARINDRLMPLTTPLKNGDQVAVSTSKTSTPSPTWEQFVVTGKAKARIRRFVRLQRRQQFADLGRAIMQKVFRQEAQKYSDKLLEPILSKFQSETVEDLLAGVGEGVLSDREVLHAAVPETRPAPGKQNVVPITRARTKTRKGSADAVPLRGLIPGMAVHYARCCHPLPGERIVGIVTTGKGVTIHTIDCDTLENFHATPERWLDVSWDLESENGMHVGRLDVVLANEPGSLGSLSTVIGKSRGNIINLKIVNRSTDFFELFIDVEVGDVRHLTEIIAALRATPVINSVDRARG
- a CDS encoding DUF2062 domain-containing protein, yielding MGFARLWRYLLHRLGRMPGTPYSIAAGFACGAAASFTPLIGFHFILAGLFAWAIRANILASAIGTVIGNPWTFPFIWLWIYKVGGWIMGAPEDGPPPQLTFDMVVGIISGETLGQSLDLLLTMMVGGLLTGAGVWVLFYLPLSGMIHGYRARKIQRRADVVARKSARDRLLEGQVSEQGAGNR
- a CDS encoding pyridoxine 5'-phosphate synthase, producing MSYLRLGVNIDHVATIRNARGGQHPDPVRAARLAAEAGADGITAHLREDRRHISDGDIERLTREIDLPLNFEMAATDEMLEIALKHRPHAACIVPEKREEVTTEGGLDAAGLHNHLTRFCSELKGAGIRVSLFIEADKRQIDAAVSLGAPVVELHTGAYCEATTDAERAAHLERIREAARYGAGRGIEMHAGHGLSFDTVGPIAEMPEFHELNIGHFLIGEAIFGGLDSSIRRMRALMDKARAGASGRVGA